DNA from Brucella melitensis bv. 1 str. 16M:
GAGCTTGACGGTGGGCGGTACGGTTGCAACCCAATCCAGGCCATAGAAAATTGCGAAGAGCGCCAGTTCATAGACCGAGAAATCGGTGAAGGTGAGATAGATCAGCGACAGCCCGCGCAGTGCATAGAACCAGAACAGGAGCCAGCGGTTGTCGAAACGGTCGGAAAGCCAGCCTGACATGATGGTTCCGATCAGGTCGAATGCGCCGATGACGGCGAGGATACCGGCCGCGCCGACGGGGGCGATGCCGAAATCGCCGCATAGTGAAATCCAGTGCGTCTGGATGAGGCCGTTCGTGGAAAAGCCACAGACGAAGAAGGTCAGGAACAGAACCCAGAAAGTTGGGGTGGAGGACGCTTCACGCAGCGTGACGAGCGGCGAGGCAAGCATCGCGCCAAAGCTTTTGCGCGGTTCCGGTTCGGGCAGCGGGGCCAGGCGGCCAAAGGACTTGAGGCCGACATCTGCCGGATGATCGCGCATGAGGATCAGCACCAGCATGAGCGCGGTCAGCAAAAAGACAATGACGATGGCAACTGAGGTGCGCCAGCCGATGGTCTGGCTCACGCTGGCGAGGATCGGCATGAAAACAAGCTGGCCGGTGGCATTGCTGGCGGTCATCAGGCCGACAACCAGACCGCGGCGCTTTTCAAACCAGCGTGCGGCGACGGTTGCGCCGAGCACCAGCGCCGTCATGCCGGTGCCAAGCCCGATAACGACACCCCATAGCGCCACCATCTGCCATTCCTCGGTCATGAAGATGGAGCCGATGAGGCCGGCTGAAATCATGATGAGGGCTGCCGCCACGACGCGGCGCAGCCCGAACTGGTTCATGAAGGCGGCGGCGAACGGCCCCATGAGGCCAAAGAGCAACCAGGCGCAATGCCATGGCGAAGGAAATATTCGCGTTGGTCCAGCCGAATTCCCGCTGAAGCGGGTCAATCAGAATGCCCGCCGAACCCATGGCAGCGGCGGTCGCTAGCATGGTCAGGAAGGTGATGGCGGCAATCACCCATCCGTAATGGATGTTTCTCTGTGCGAGAAAACCGGCAAGGCGGGCTGAAATCATCTTTGGCGCTTTCAGGTTCGGACTGGATTTGCGCCCAGCCGCGTGTTGTCTGGTGATGCCGCCTGTCCCTTATGCGACAGTGTGCGGGCGTCTTTCATTGTTCACAATCAAGCCTGCGCAGGAGCGCGAGCAATTGTTCTGCGCCATCCCCGCCCAGCCGTGTTTCGATTTCTTTCTGCGCCCTGTTCCAGAGAGGCGCGCCGCGCTCGGCCAGGTTGCGCCCCTCAGTGGTCAAGGTGAGATTTGTTTCACGGTGGTCATCGCTCGCCACATGTTCGATCAGTCCCATGCGTTGCAGGACTTTGGTGTTGCGCCCCATGGTAGAGCGATCCAGCTAGGACAGGCGTGCAAGCTCGCTCAGCGAAATGGACCCGGCCCGGCGGATTTTTCGCAATGTGCTGAACTGCGCGACGTTGATTCCAAGCGGCGCCAGAGCCTCATCATAGATGTTCGAGATCTTGCGGGCTGCCTGACGCAGATAGATGCAGAAACAGGGGGTGGTCATGATGCGGGTATATACCCGTAATTTTCCGCTGGCAAGATGGAAAGAGCGCCAGCTTGCCGGTTGCTGTCATGCCGCTGACAGCAATCCCAATGGCAGGCAAGGCTTGCGTTTATTACCCGATAGCTTTTGTGCCGGCTATTTCAAACGGCGATGTCAGCCGTTTCCTTCACTTCTTCCATCACCGCATAAGTGTGGGATTCGCGTACGCCCGGCAGCGAAAGCAGGGCTTCGGAAAGGAACCGGCGGTAGTGGTCCATGTCCGATACGCGTGCCTTGACCAGATAATCAAAGCCGCCTGCGACCATGTGGCATTCCAGAATGTCCGGGTTGCTGCGGGTGAATGTGGAAAAGGTTTCAAAGACTTCCGGCGTCGTGCGGTCAAGCTTGATTTCAATGAATACCAGCATGGCGCGGTCGAGCCTTTTGGGCGAAAGCCGCGCGGAATAGCCCAGAATATAGCCTTCGCGCGTCAGGCGTTTGACGCGTTCGGCGGTGGCCGTCTGCGAAAGATTTATGCGATCGGCAAGTTCGGTATTGGTCAGGCGTCCATTTTCCTGAAGCGCGCGCAGAATACTTCTGTCCATCGCATCGAGATTTTTCATCAAACTGTCCCCGGTTGGCCGTTTGTGGGCAACGGCTCTCTTCTTAATTTGTAGATGAGTTGCACCGGAAATGAATCCGAAATCCGTTTCCGACGCAAGATGAAACTTGTTGGATGTTTTGCAAAATTTTAAATTAGCTTGGCAAACCTGGTCAATGGAACAAGAATATCTCCAAATACAATTAAGGGTTGATATTGGTGTGCAACCTGTGGTAAAAGTATCAACATACTAAAATTTATAATTCACTTATATATTTTTGACTTTGGGACGTTGTCCCGCTTGGAACAGGCAAGATAGACCCGCTTATACTTGTCTGTATGTCCTTATTAAGGACGAGAGAAAGCCCGGGCTGTTTTTACAGCATTCGGGTTTTCTTTTTATCTGATAGCAGAAATAATGTCATATGATAATCCGGGTTTCAATTTTCCGGTTGCAAGGTGGCATGTTGAACGCTAACAGTACTTCCATGAACATTTCGCGCATTATCGTCATCAACGGTTGGTGGTGGGCTCGCTAAAAGCGGCCACGCAGGCGTTCGTGCATATGCGTTCAGAAGACAGGCCGCTGGGATTATCCGGGCGGCCTTTTTGTTTGGCTGTTGGAATAAGACCGAAAGCATGTCTCGCGAAGCGGGAACAGGAAATATTCGGAAACGAAAGAGATTTGGGATAGCCGATCATGAATGCGAAGACTGCGGATAGCGAGATATTCCAGCACGAAACGGCAGGCGGTATCATCGTCGAGCGGGTGCGCCACCTCACGGCCTATAAGGGCGCCATTGAAAGCTATATCGATGTGCTGAACGAATGGCGCGGTGCGGTGTTCTCGTCCAATTACGAATATCCGGGCCGCTATACGCGATGGGATACCGCAATTGTCGATCCGCCGGTCGTCATCACGTCGCGTGCCCGCACGATGCGCATCGAGGCGCTGAACGCGCGCGGCGTCATCCTGCTTCGGCCCATTCTGGATACCGTCAAGGCGCTTTCGGAAGTAAAGATCGACCAGTCCGGCGAAAACCGTATCGATCTGACGATTGTGGAACCGGTCGGCACCTTCACGGAAGAAGAACGCTCGCGCATGCCCTCGGTCTTTACGGTGCTGCGCGCCATAGTCGGGCTTTTCTTCTCGGAGGAGGATGCCAATCTCGGCCTTTATGGCGCCTTTGGCTATGATCTGGCGTTCCAGTTCGATCCCATCCAGTACAAGCTGAAGCGCCCGGACGACCAGCGTGACCTCGTGCTGTTCATTCCCGACGAAATCTTCGTCGCCGACCATTATGCGGCGCGCGCCTGGGTGGACCGTTATGAATTTCGCTGCGGCGGTTCGTCCACGCACGGTCTTGATCGCGCGACGCCGGTGGTGCCTTTCAAGCCATCGGAGCGCAAGCTTGCGCGCGGCGATCATAATCCGGGTGAATATGCCAGGCTTGTCGAGCGCGCCAAGGAAAGCTTCAAGCGCGGCGACCTGTTCGAGGTTGTGCCGGGCCAGACCTTCTATGAGCGCTGCCACACGGCGCCGTCGGAGATTTTCCGCCGGCTGAAGTCGATCAATCCTTCGCCCTATTCCTTTTTCATCAATCTGGGCGAGAGCGAATATCTGGTCGGCGCATCGCCGGAAATGTTTGTGCGCGTCAATGGGCGGCGCATCGAGACCTGCCCGATTTCCGGCACCATCAAGCGCGGTGAAGATGCAATTTCGGATTCTGAGCAGATATTGAAACTGCTTAATTCCAAGAAGGACGAATCCGAGCTGACCATGTGTTCGGATGTGGACCGCAACGACAAGAGCCGCGTTTGCGAGCCGGGTTCGGTGCGTGTTATCGGTCGCCGCCAGATCGAGATGTATTCCCGCCTGATCCATACGGTCGATCATATCGAAGGCCGCCTGCGTGACGGCATGGATGCGTTTGACGGCTTCCTCAGCCATGCATGGGCTGTGACGGTGACAGGCGCGCCGAAGCTGTGGGCAATGCGCTTTCTTGAGGAAAACGAACGCAGCCCGCGCGCATGGTATGGCGGCGCGATCGGCATGATGCATTTCAATGGCGATATGAATACAGGGCTGACGCTGCGCACCATCCGCATCAAGGATGGTGTGGCGGAAATCCGTGCAGGGGCGACGCTTCTGTTCGATTCCAACCCTGACGAGGAAGAAGCCGAGACCGAATTGAAGGCATCGGCCATGATTGCGGCTGTGCGGGACGCACAGAAGAGCAATCAGATCGCGGAAGAAAGTGTGGCGGCAAAGGTGGGTGAGGGGGTTTCGATCCTGCTGGTCGATCACGAGGATTCCTTCGTCCATACGCTTGCCAATTATTTCCGCCAGACGGGCGCCAAGGTTTCCACCGTGCGTTCACCGGTGGCAGAGGAGATATTCGACCGCGTCAATCCCGATCTGGTGGTGTTATCGCCGGGACCGGGCTCGCCGCAGGATTTCGATTGCAAGGCGACCATCGATAAGGCGCGCAAGCGCCAGCTTCCGATTTTTGGCGTCTGCCTCGGCCTTCAGGCCCTGGCGGAAGCCTATGGCGGGGCGTTGCGCCAGCTTCGCGTTCCGGTGCATGGCAAGCCTTCACGCATCCGCGTATCAAAGCCGGAGCGCATTTTCTCCGGCTTGCCGGAGGAAGTGACGGTGGGGCGTTATCATTCGATCTTCGCCGATCCTGAACGCCTGCCGGATGATTTTCTCGTCACAGCCGAAACGGAAGACGGGATCATCATGGCTTTTGAACATAAACATGAACCGGTGGCAGCCGTTCAATTCCATCCCGAATCCATCATGACGCTTGGCCATAATGCCGGTATGCGCATGATCGAGAATATCGTGACGCATCTTGCAGGCAAGCACAAGGCGCGCCGCACCAACTATTGATGAATATATTCCGCCCTAACTTGAAGCCAGCCGCAGCCAAACCTTGCGGCTGGTTTTTTCATGCTTTGGCGATTCCTGCCTGTTGCTTGCTCCGGCAACTCATTTGCAACTGTAATACCTTACATTTGCAGGAAAAAATTAGAGCGCGTTTCGATCTGATTGAATCAGATCGGCGCTCTAATCCTTTGTTTTGACGCGCATCTTTTCCGAAAACCGTTTCACACTTTTCGGGATGCGCTCTAAATGCTGGAACGCAAAAAACAGGGTACGAAGTTTTGTTTTTCTGGGATATAGAGCATTTCCAGCAAAAGTGTGAAACGGTTTTGTGCCGGATAATGCGACAAAACAAAGAGTTAGAGCGTTTCCAGCGATTTCGTTGAAACAGGAACCGCTCTGGCGAACGAATGAAGGGCTTACGCGTAGGCCCGTCCCGGTTTCGGGAAAGATCAAGATAACCAAAGGTTCATTATGGACGCGAGTGCAAAGGTTCGGCGGCTTGCCGCTTGGTCTATTCCCGTTGCTTTCGGTGTGATGGGGCTGAAATATGTGGCCTATGCGCTGACAGGCTCCGTGGCTCTTTATTCGGATGCACTCGAATCGATTGTCAATGTGATTGCGGCAATCGGCGCGTGGTGGGCCATTCGGGTCAGCTATCTGCCCGCCGACGACAATCATCCCTTCGGGCACCACAAGGCGGAATATATTTCGGCTGTGGTGGAGGGCGTTCTGATTACGGTCGCCGCACTTTTGATCTTCCGCGAGGCCTGGTTTGCACTGGAAACACCGCGAATGCTCGATGAACCCTGGCTGGGTCTCGGCATCAACATGGCTGCTGCTGCCATAAACGGCCTGTGGGCGACATTGTTGATTCGCACCGGACGCAAATTCCGCTCGCCAGCACTGGAAGCCGACGGCAAGCACATCATGACGGATGTGTTCACCTCTGCGGGCGTTCTGGTCGGCCTTGTCGGCGTGGTGGTAACCGGTTGGTCGGTGCTCGATCCATTGCTCGCCATTCTGGTGGCCATCAATATTCTCTGGCAGGGCTGGCACGTCATCAATTCCTCGGTCCAGGGGCTGATGGATATTGCGGTCGAGCCGACCGAGGAAATGCGTATCCGCAATGTTATCTCGGCCAATGCGGGTGGGGCTATCGAGGTTCACGATCTCAAGACACGCATTGCGGGCCGCGTGACCTTCATCGAGTTTCACCTTGTCGTGGCGGCGGATATGAGCGTCGGCGATGCACATGTCATCTGTGACCGCATCGAGGATGCGGTGAAGGCGCAGATCGGGAATGCCCGCGTGGTGATCCATGTCGAACCGGAGGATGAGGCTAAGCTTCCGCCGGGCACCAGTTCGGTTCCGTTCGCCTGAGCCAAATTACCATCTTGCGCGTGCTGGAACGCGCGTGTAAAAGCTTTGGCATGATTACCGGATACGCAACTTCTTTGGGACATTCGACAGCGGCCAACAGCGCGCGCGTTGATGTTTGCGTTCTGGACTCGCTTCTTACCCTCGGCCTTAGCGGCGATCGCCGGGCTCGTTGAGAGGAGCGTCCGGCGGTCGATCTTCGGTCTCGCCGGACCTGTGCTCCTTTCCAGAAAACCCATATAATCGATCAGCATTTGTCCGCGCTTGACGGTATGGAACGCCGTTGAAAGCCGGGAGGAAACGAGAAATGAACCAGCCTGTCTCCACGCCAAAGTCCGTGTCCCAAGCCGTATCGGCACGCAAGGGCATGCCTATTGCCGGTACCAAATACGCGCCGTTCCCTGCGCCGCAGCTCGATGACCGCACTTGGCCTTCCAAACGCATCGAAAAGGCGCCGATCTGGTGTTCGGTCGATCTGCGCGACGGCAACCAGGCTTTGATCGACCCCATGGGGCATGACCGCAAGGAGCGCATGTTCCGCCTGCTGATCGATATGGGTTTCCCGGAAATCGAGATCGGTTTCCCGTCCGCTTCGCAGACGGATTTCGACTTCTGCCGCTGGGCCATTGAACAGGGCGATGTTCCTGACGACGTGGATTTGCAGGTTCTGGTCCAGTGCCGTCCTGAATTGATTACGCGCACTTTCGAGGCGCTGGAAGGCGCGAAGACGCCGATCATCCATTTCTACAATTCCACCAGCGAATTGCAGCGCCGCGTGGTGTTTGCCAAGGATGTCGGCGGCATCAAGCAGATTGCAACCGATGCGGCCAAGATGATCATGGATATGGCTGCCAAGGCTGGCGGCGGTTATCGCTTCCAGTATTCGCCGGAAAGCTTTACCGGCACCGAACTGGATGTGGCGCTGGAAATCTGCAATGCGGTGATCGAGATCGTGAAGCCGACGCCGGACAACAAGCTGATCGTCAACCTGCCTTCGACGGTGGAGATGAACACGCCGAATGTCTATGCCGACCAGATCGAATGGATGTGCCGCAATCTGGACAATCGCGAGAGCCTGATTATCTCGCTGCATCCGCATAATGACCGCGGCACGGGCATTGCCGCCACTGAACTGGGCCTGATGGCAGGCGCTGATCGCGGGGAAGGCACGCTGTTCGGCAATGGCGAGCGCACGGGCAATGTGGATGTGGTGACGCTGGCGCTCAACATGTACACGCAGGGCATCGACCCCGGGCTGGATTGCACCGATATCAACCGGATGAAGGAAGTCTACGAATATTCCAACCAGTTGAAGATCGCCGAGCGCCATCCTTATGTGGGCGAGCTGGTCTATACGGCTTTCTCCGGCTCGCATCAGGATGCGATCAACAAGGGCATGAAAGCGCGCCGTTCGGCCAATTCGCCGGTTTGGGAAGTTCCTTACCTGCCGATCGATCCGCAGGATGTGGGCCGCTCCTACGAGGCGATCATCCGCATCAATTCGCAATCGGGCAAGGGCGGTATCGCCTATATCCTGCAAGCCGATTACGGCCTGAACCTGCCGCGCAACCTGCAGGTCGAGTTCCGCGAAATCATCCAGCACATTACGGATGAAGAGGGCAAGGAGCTGCCATCGAAGCGCATTTACGAGGAGTTCCAGAAACTCTATGTGACGCAGCCCGATGCCCGCATCAAGTTCGTGGATCACCACACCTATCCCCATCCTGAGCAAAAGGGCCGGCGCATCCTGACGGCTGAGATCACCGATAACGGTGTCACCAAGACTATCGAGGGCAAGGGCACGGGACCGATCGATGGTTTCGTGGATGCGCTGTCGAAATATCTTGGCGTGAAAATGTCGGTGGTCGATTATTCCGAACATTCGCTCCAGCAGGGTTCGGATGCTTCGGCCATTTCCTATGTCGAGATGGTTTATCCCGGCGGCAAGCTGTTCGGTGTCGGCATCAACGATAATATCGTCAGCGCCTCGCTTGAAGCCGTGGTGTCGGCGGCAAATCGTGTGATTGCGAAGTAGAGCTACAGTTGCAAATTCGTCAGGCCGTGGCGAAAAGAGTGATTTTCGAGTACCGGAGCGCAGCGTATTTAAGGCTACGTGAGCACCGGAACGCAGATAGATTGCTCTTTGCAGCCCGGCATAACGAAGAATGCAAACTATAGTGGTAGACGGCAGATCAAGGTCAAGCGGCTCCGTTTCTCATCGGGGCCGCTTCTTTGTCAGTAAAGCACGCGCTCGTTCAGCTTTGTGATTTTCTCGCTGGCGTCCGAAATGCCGTGCTCTTCCATGATGCAGGCCCAGCCGCCATCCGGGTTCCTGTCAATATTGAAGATATTATAGCGGGCGGCAGGCTTGCGGCCGCCGAAGCTCTGGCTGGCGGACGGTACGCTGATAACCGGCACTTTGCCGTCCGGCCCATCGATTTCATAATGGGTTATCAGATGCGTGTGGCCGTGCAGCACGAGTTCGGCTCCGTGCTCGCGGATGATTTTCTGGAAACGGCGGATGCCATATAGCCGCTTGTGCGCTGATGTTGCACCGTGGACCGGCGGGTGGTGGATCATCACCACGCGGAAAAGCCCGCGCGCACCCGCTTCATCCAGCATCGCGGCCAGACGTTTGCCCTGTGCCGGAAGGAAATCCCCGCTTGCCATGAAGGGGGCTGTGGCACGCGCCGAAGAAACGCCGATCAATGCAACCGGGCCGCGCTCCCGCATATAGGGAAATTGCGGGCGTCTTCCTTTATTGTCCACGCCGTCACCGCGCATCCACGGCTCCCATTTCCGGCAGGCCTTGTCGAGTGCGCCGGGCACATAGGCATCGTGGTTGCCGGGAACGACGGAAATATCGCCCGGCGCGCCCAACAGTTGCAGCCAGTCATGGGCAATGTCGATTTCGAGATTGAGCGCGAGATTGACCAGATCGCCCGTCACTGCGATGTGATCCGGCGTCTGGGCCAGCATATCGGCGATGAGGCTGTCCAGCACTGTTCCGTGCATTGCGCTTTTGCGATTGCGCAGCCAGTTGATGTAGCCGGTAATGCGCTTTGAGGCCAATTCGCGATATCGCACCCGCGGCAAGGGCGAGAGATGAACATCGGAAATGTGCGCAAGACGGAACATAACGCTCATTTACTGTATTATTTTTAAAATCGGAACCTGTCTGGGGACTTTTTGTTGATGTGACCGGCGCATTGATTAAGGATGAAACGCCCGCGTGGAGAAGACGGAATGCGCTTTCGCCATTTTATATTTCATACATATTTTTTGTTTCGGCGGCCCATGACCCTTGGTGTTCGGGCGGTCATTCTTGATGAGAAGAAAAATTCGGTCTTTCTTGTGAAGCACACTTATGTTCCCGGCTGGCAACTGCCGGGCGGCGGTGTGGAGCGCGGCGAGACTTTCGGGCAGGCACTGGAAAAGGAACTGCGCGAGGAAGCCAATATCGTTCTGAAAGGGCCAGCGAAGCTTTTTGCGCTTTACAAGAATGCGCATGCATCGCCGCGTGATCATGTGGCGCTTTATATCTGCCGGGAGTTTGAGCAGACCGGGCCGCGTTTGCCTGATCTGGAAATCGCAAGCTGCGGATTTTTCCCGCTGGACGATTTGCCGGAAGGGACGACAGCATCCACCAAGCGGCGCTTGCAGGAAGTGCTTCATGATCTGGAGCCGCTTCCATTTTGGTGAAGGCGCGCCTTCACCGGATCGGTGCTTGTCAGAAACGGTAGGTAATACCGGTGCCGATCAGCCACGGATTAAGCTTGGCCTTGCCGCTGACTTCCGCGCCGCCAGCCAGAGTGGCATCGAACTTCGGTTCGAGGAAGAGCTTCTTCACGTCGAAGTTCACGCCCCAATGTTCATTGAGCATGTAGTCGAAGCCGATCTGGAGCGCGCCGCCAAAAGTATTCTTGACCTTCAGATAATCGACGCTTCCCGCATCCTGATTATAGAAGAAGGTGTAGTTCACACCGGCACCGACATAGGGTTTGAAAGCGCCGAAATTGGTGAAGTGATATTGCAGCGTGAGCGTGGGCGGCAGAATCCAGACCTTGCCGATCTTGCCGAAACCATCCAGCGAACCCGCGCCATTGATATTGGCATAGGTCGTGCCGAGGATAAGTTCGGCGGCGATGTTCTTCGTGAAGTAATAGGTGATATCGAGTTCAGGAGTGATCGACTTGGAATAATTGAGATCGGAACCCGCAACGCCGTCCACATAGCCGGAATTTTCGGCAATGACGCCAAGTGCGCGGACGCGGATCTGCCATGGCGACAGGGCTTCCGGCACAGCCTGAATTTCGGTGGCGGGCTGGGCGACGATTGCATCGGCGGCAAATGCGGCTGGCGCGGTGAGGGCGAGCGCGGTGGCTGCCAAGAGGCTCTTGGTGAAGCGGTTCATCTTTTCTCTCTCCTGTAAGTCCTGGGTAGTAGCGTGCCCAATCTGGGCTGCGTCGCGCGGCATCCCATTGATCCAAATCAAAGAGGCGCCATCAGACGAGAGAGAAAGCTGATCTTATATTCGCATTGTTGCAGGAAAGGCGCAGGTTCAGCCTGTGAAGCGGCCGCGATCATGCGCCGCCGTATATTCAATTTCCGGGCCTGCCGGCACGATGCCGGTCGGGTTGATGGTCTTGTGGCTGCGATAATAGTGCCCCTTGATATGTTCCATATTGACCGTTTCGGCCACGCCCGGCGTCTGGTAGAGGTCGCGGGTATAGTTCCACAGGTTTGGATAATCTGCGAGCCTGCGAAGATTGCATTTGAAATGGCCGACATAGACCGGATCGAACCGCACAAGCGTGGTGAAAAGCCGCCAGTCGGCTTCGGTCAGGCTGGAACCGGCCAGATAGCGCTGCTGCGACAGCTTTTGTTCCAGCGCGTCGAGGGCCGCGAAAACTTGCTGGAAAGCTTCCTCATAGGCTTCCTGCGTGGTGGCGAAGCCAGCACAATAAACCCCATTGTTGATATTGGGATAGATGAAGTCATTGAGCGTATCGATCTGGTTGCGCAAGGCCGCCGGGTAGAAATCGCGCGTGGCATCGCCGAATTCATTGAAAGCGTGGTTCAGCATGCGGATGATTTCGGCGGATTCGTTGGAAACGATGGTTTCGCGCTGCTTGTCCCAGAGCACCGGCACCGTTACACGGCCGGAATAGGCCGGGTCGGCGCGGGTATAGATTTCATAAAGCCGCTTTGCACCATAAAGCGCGTCGCCGGTGCTGCCTGTGGTGCCGTAGAAAGTCCAGCCTTCCTCCGCCATCAGGAAATCAACCACTGAAACGGAAATAATTTTTTCCAGCTTCTTCAGCGCGCGGAAAATCAAGGTCCGGTGCGCCCAAGGGCAGGCATAGGAAACATAGAGATGATAGCGGCCAGGCTCTGCCTTGAAACCGCCTTCGCCGGTCGGGCCTGCGCTGCCGTCCTGTGTTACCCAGTTTCGGAATTGCGCTTTGGAACGCTCGAAACGGCCCTGTGTGCTGCCGGTGTCATACCAGACATCGTGCCATTTGCCGTCAACCAGAAGCCCCATGTGATCTCTCCTTTTGGAAGGAAAATAGGCCGGGAACCGTGGTTTTGCAGGACCGCTGACCGTGAACAGTGCGTAACGGTGC
Protein-coding regions in this window:
- a CDS encoding Lrp/AsnC ligand binding domain-containing protein translates to MKNLDAMDRSILRALQENGRLTNTELADRINLSQTATAERVKRLTREGYILGYSARLSPKRLDRAMLVFIEIKLDRTTPEVFETFSTFTRSNPDILECHMVAGGFDYLVKARVSDMDHYRRFLSEALLSLPGVRESHTYAVMEEVKETADIAV
- a CDS encoding anthranilate synthase component I, whose translation is MNAKTADSEIFQHETAGGIIVERVRHLTAYKGAIESYIDVLNEWRGAVFSSNYEYPGRYTRWDTAIVDPPVVITSRARTMRIEALNARGVILLRPILDTVKALSEVKIDQSGENRIDLTIVEPVGTFTEEERSRMPSVFTVLRAIVGLFFSEEDANLGLYGAFGYDLAFQFDPIQYKLKRPDDQRDLVLFIPDEIFVADHYAARAWVDRYEFRCGGSSTHGLDRATPVVPFKPSERKLARGDHNPGEYARLVERAKESFKRGDLFEVVPGQTFYERCHTAPSEIFRRLKSINPSPYSFFINLGESEYLVGASPEMFVRVNGRRIETCPISGTIKRGEDAISDSEQILKLLNSKKDESELTMCSDVDRNDKSRVCEPGSVRVIGRRQIEMYSRLIHTVDHIEGRLRDGMDAFDGFLSHAWAVTVTGAPKLWAMRFLEENERSPRAWYGGAIGMMHFNGDMNTGLTLRTIRIKDGVAEIRAGATLLFDSNPDEEEAETELKASAMIAAVRDAQKSNQIAEESVAAKVGEGVSILLVDHEDSFVHTLANYFRQTGAKVSTVRSPVAEEIFDRVNPDLVVLSPGPGSPQDFDCKATIDKARKRQLPIFGVCLGLQALAEAYGGALRQLRVPVHGKPSRIRVSKPERIFSGLPEEVTVGRYHSIFADPERLPDDFLVTAETEDGIIMAFEHKHEPVAAVQFHPESIMTLGHNAGMRMIENIVTHLAGKHKARRTNY
- a CDS encoding cation diffusion facilitator family transporter — protein: MDASAKVRRLAAWSIPVAFGVMGLKYVAYALTGSVALYSDALESIVNVIAAIGAWWAIRVSYLPADDNHPFGHHKAEYISAVVEGVLITVAALLIFREAWFALETPRMLDEPWLGLGINMAAAAINGLWATLLIRTGRKFRSPALEADGKHIMTDVFTSAGVLVGLVGVVVTGWSVLDPLLAILVAINILWQGWHVINSSVQGLMDIAVEPTEEMRIRNVISANAGGAIEVHDLKTRIAGRVTFIEFHLVVAADMSVGDAHVICDRIEDAVKAQIGNARVVIHVEPEDEAKLPPGTSSVPFA
- the leuA gene encoding 2-isopropylmalate synthase — its product is MNQPVSTPKSVSQAVSARKGMPIAGTKYAPFPAPQLDDRTWPSKRIEKAPIWCSVDLRDGNQALIDPMGHDRKERMFRLLIDMGFPEIEIGFPSASQTDFDFCRWAIEQGDVPDDVDLQVLVQCRPELITRTFEALEGAKTPIIHFYNSTSELQRRVVFAKDVGGIKQIATDAAKMIMDMAAKAGGGYRFQYSPESFTGTELDVALEICNAVIEIVKPTPDNKLIVNLPSTVEMNTPNVYADQIEWMCRNLDNRESLIISLHPHNDRGTGIAATELGLMAGADRGEGTLFGNGERTGNVDVVTLALNMYTQGIDPGLDCTDINRMKEVYEYSNQLKIAERHPYVGELVYTAFSGSHQDAINKGMKARRSANSPVWEVPYLPIDPQDVGRSYEAIIRINSQSGKGGIAYILQADYGLNLPRNLQVEFREIIQHITDEEGKELPSKRIYEEFQKLYVTQPDARIKFVDHHTYPHPEQKGRRILTAEITDNGVTKTIEGKGTGPIDGFVDALSKYLGVKMSVVDYSEHSLQQGSDASAISYVEMVYPGGKLFGVGINDNIVSASLEAVVSAANRVIAK
- a CDS encoding metallophosphoesterase family protein, producing MFRLAHISDVHLSPLPRVRYRELASKRITGYINWLRNRKSAMHGTVLDSLIADMLAQTPDHIAVTGDLVNLALNLEIDIAHDWLQLLGAPGDISVVPGNHDAYVPGALDKACRKWEPWMRGDGVDNKGRRPQFPYMRERGPVALIGVSSARATAPFMASGDFLPAQGKRLAAMLDEAGARGLFRVVMIHHPPVHGATSAHKRLYGIRRFQKIIREHGAELVLHGHTHLITHYEIDGPDGKVPVISVPSASQSFGGRKPAARYNIFNIDRNPDGGWACIMEEHGISDASEKITKLNERVLY
- a CDS encoding NUDIX domain-containing protein codes for the protein MRFRHFIFHTYFLFRRPMTLGVRAVILDEKKNSVFLVKHTYVPGWQLPGGGVERGETFGQALEKELREEANIVLKGPAKLFALYKNAHASPRDHVALYICREFEQTGPRLPDLEIASCGFFPLDDLPEGTTASTKRRLQEVLHDLEPLPFW
- a CDS encoding OmpW/AlkL family protein → MNRFTKSLLAATALALTAPAAFAADAIVAQPATEIQAVPEALSPWQIRVRALGVIAENSGYVDGVAGSDLNYSKSITPELDITYYFTKNIAAELILGTTYANINGAGSLDGFGKIGKVWILPPTLTLQYHFTNFGAFKPYVGAGVNYTFFYNQDAGSVDYLKVKNTFGGALQIGFDYMLNEHWGVNFDVKKLFLEPKFDATLAGGAEVSGKAKLNPWLIGTGITYRF
- a CDS encoding glutathione S-transferase family protein — its product is MGLLVDGKWHDVWYDTGSTQGRFERSKAQFRNWVTQDGSAGPTGEGGFKAEPGRYHLYVSYACPWAHRTLIFRALKKLEKIISVSVVDFLMAEEGWTFYGTTGSTGDALYGAKRLYEIYTRADPAYSGRVTVPVLWDKQRETIVSNESAEIIRMLNHAFNEFGDATRDFYPAALRNQIDTLNDFIYPNINNGVYCAGFATTQEAYEEAFQQVFAALDALEQKLSQQRYLAGSSLTEADWRLFTTLVRFDPVYVGHFKCNLRRLADYPNLWNYTRDLYQTPGVAETVNMEHIKGHYYRSHKTINPTGIVPAGPEIEYTAAHDRGRFTG